A DNA window from Solanum lycopersicum chromosome 3, SLM_r2.1 contains the following coding sequences:
- the LOC101250204 gene encoding (R)-mandelonitrile lyase-like yields the protein MPKFFLFFTIIILITHSDSSNESPSYMGFVFNATEFPSEDYYDYIVVGGGTAGCPLAATLSEKYRVLLLERGGVPYGRPNLMTQEGFLTVITDVDDFESPAQAFVSEEGVPNARGRILGGSSAINAGFYSRADQDFYARSKLNWDLQVVNQSYEWVEKAIVFRPELKNWQSAVRDGLVESGIHPFNGFTLDHVIGTKIGGSTFDTSGRRYSAADLLNFANPSNIHVAVYASVERILLAPSADYSPSKQAATGVVFSDQSGRYHHAMLRGKGEVLVCAGALGSPQLLLLSGVGARPYLSTWGIPVAHHLPYVGRFLFDNPRNGISIVPPMALEHSLIQVVGITNSGAYLEAASNVIPFASPASSLFLRTSPSPVYVTVATLMEKIVGPVSSGSLRLASTDVKLNPIVRFNYFSNPEDVERCVNGTRKIAQVLRSRTMDIFKFDEWFGSRDFRYVGPALPVDESNDELLKDFCHETVSTIWHYHGGCVVGKVVDENLRVLGIDGLRVVDGSIFRVSPGTNPQATLLMLGRYVGTVMLRERFR from the exons ATGCCTaaatttttcctcttcttcacCATTATCATACTGATTACGCACTCTGATTCTTCTAACGAAA GTCCAAGTTATATGGGGTTTGTGTTCAACGCCACGGAGTTCCCATCGGAAGACTATTACGATTACATCGTTGTGGGAGGTGGCACCGCCGGTTGTCCACTGGCGGCGACATTGTCCGAGAAGTACCGAGTTTTACTCCTTGAAAGAGGCGGTGTTCCATATGGAAGGCCTAATTTGATGACCCAAGAAGGCTTTCTCACTGTAATTACAGATGTTGATGATTTTGAGTCCCCTGCACAAGCCTTCGTCTCCGAAGAGGGAGTTCCAAATGCCAGAGGTCGCATTCTTGGGGGAAGTAGTGCAATTAATGCCGGTTTTTACAGTAGGGCTGATCAAGATTTCTACGCTAGGTCGAAATTGAATTGGGATTTGCAAGTTGTAAATCAATCTTATGAATGGGTTGAGAAGGCTATTGTGTTTAGGCCGGAACTCAAGAATTGGCAGTCGGCTGTCAGGGATGGATTAGTGGAGTCCGGCATTCATCCTTTCAATGGGTTCACTCTGGATCATGTTATTGGTACCAAGATTGGTGGCTCCACCTTTGATACCTCTGGCCGCAGATATAGTGCTGCTGATCTTCTCAATTTTGCAAATCCTTCAAACATTCACGTAGCCGTTTATGCAAGTGTCGAGAGAATTCTGCTAGCTCCATCCGCAGATTATTCTCCATCTAAGCAGGCTGCTACTGGTGTGGTTTTTAGTGACCAATCTGGGCGCTATCACCACGCCATGCTTCGTGGAAAAGGTGAAGTTTTAGTATGTGCAGGAGCTCTTGGTAGCCCACAGTTGCTTCTGTTGAGTGGTGTTGGTGCAAGGCCTTACCTATCTACATGGGGTATACCAGTTGCTCACCATTTACCTTATGTGGGGAGGTTTCTGTTTGATAATCCAAGAAATGGTATCTCCATTGTGCCACCCATGGCACTCGAACACTCTTTGATTCAAGTTGTGGGGATCACTAATTCGGGGGCTTACTTGGAGGCTGCCTCTAATGTCATTCCATTTGCTTCCCCTGCTAGCTCCCTTTTTCTCAGAACTTCCCCGTCTCCAGTTTATGTTACAGTGGCGACCCTCATGGAGAAGATAGTTGGACCTGTTTCTTCTGGTTCGCTTCGATTGGCATCCACCGATGTTAAACTGAACCCTATTGTTCGATTCAATTACTTCAGCAACCCTGAAGATGTAGAGAGGTGTGTGAATGGTACCCGGAAAATAGCACAAGTTCTGAGAAGTAGAACCATGGATATTTTCAAGTTTGATGAGTGGTTTGGCAGTAGGGATTTTCGGTATGTTGGTCCTGCTTTGCCTGTTGATGAGTCCAATGATGAACTCCTGAAGGATTTCTGCCATGAGACAGTGAGTACGATTTGGCACTATCATGGTGGGTGTGTTGTTGGGAAGGtagttgatgaaaatttgagaGTGCTTGGCATTGATGGGCTGAGAGTTGTTGATGGTTCCATATTCAGAGTGTCACCAGGGACCAATCCCCAGGCTACTCTTCTCATGCTTGGACG GTATGTTGGTACGGTGATGCTCAGGGAGAGGTTTAGATAG
- the LOC101266918 gene encoding D-3-phosphoglycerate dehydrogenase, whose translation MASIPSPHTARLNSLLSSSSVNHNKPSNLSFLHASSNPSSIKLLHSVSPSISSSSTTVICNVLKTVESADISLSRDLHGVVSTSKPTILVSEKLGEAGLDLLKSFGNVDCSYDLSPQDLCAKISLCDALIVRSGTKVTRDVFEAAQGRLKVVGRAGVGIDNVDLQAATEFGCLVVNAPTANTIAAAEHGIALLTSMARNVAQSDASMKAGKWLRSKYVGVSLVGKTLAIMGFGKVGSEVARRAKGLGMHVIAHDPYAPADRARAIGVDLVSFEQAISTADFISLHMPLTPATNKVFNDDTFAKMKNGVRLINVARGGVIDEDALVRALDSGIVAQAALDVFTVEPPPKDSKLVQHENVTVTPHLGASTKEAQEGVAIEIAEAVVGALNGELSATAVNAPMVPPEVLSELAPYVVLAEKVGRLAVQLVTGGSGIQSVKVVYKSARDPDSLDTRLLRAMVTKGIIEPISDTIINLVNADFSAKQKGLRISEERIIVDSSPEYPVESIQVQISNVQSRFASALSENGNISIEGRVKYGVPHLTRVGPFSVDVSLEGNLILCKQVDQPGMIGKVGNILGESNVNVSFMSVGRTVKGKQAIMAIGVDEEPDKDTQKKIGEVSAVEEFVFLKL comes from the exons ATGGCGTCCATCCCTTCTCCTCACACTGCCCGCCTCAATTCTCTCCTCTCTTCTTCTTCCGTCAATCACAACAAACCTTCAAATCTCTCTTTCCTCCATGCCTCCTCAAATCCATCTTCCATCAAACTCCTTCACTCTGTTTCACcatcaatttcttcttcttcgacGACGGTGATTTGTAATGTCCTCAAAACTGTTGAATCTGCTGACATCTCCCTCTCTAGAGATCTTCACGGCGTTGTATCCACTTCCAAACCAACCATTCTCGTATCCGAGAAGCTTGGAGAGGCGGGTCTAGATTTGCTCAAGAGTTTCGGCAACGTGGATTGTTCTTACGACTTGTCTCCTCAGGATCTCTGCGCTAAGATCTCTCTGTGCGACGCGCTCATCGTCCGTAGTGGTACCAAGGTGACCCGTGACGTGTTTGAGGCTGCTCAGGGAAGACTCAAGGTCGTGGGGAGAGCTGGTGTTGGTATAGACAATGTCGATCTGCAAGCTGCAACTGAATTTGGTTGCCTCGTCGTTAACGCACCCACAGCTAATACTATTGCTGCAGCTGAGCATGGAATCGCTTTGCTCACCTCCATGGCCCGTAACGTTGCTCAGTCTGATGCCTCCATGAAAGCTG GAAAATGGCTGCGCAGCAAGTATGTGGGTGTTTCTCTTGTTGGGAAAACATTAGCTATTATGGGATTTGGTAAAGTTGGTTCCGAGGTTGCTAGACGTGCAAAAGGCCTCGGTATGCATGTTATTGCCCATGATCCTTATGCTCCTGCTGACAGAGCTCGTGCTATTGGAGTCGATTTGGTTTCATTTGAGCAGGCCATATCTACTGCTGACTTCATCTCACTCCACATGCCTCTCACACCTGCTACGAACAAGGTATTCAATGATGACACTTTTGCAAAGATGAAGAATGGAGTCAGACTAATAAACGTTGCTCGAGGAGGTGTTATCGACGAGGATGCATTAGTTAGAGCCCTTGACAGTGGAATAGTTGCTCAG GCAGCACTTGATGTGTTTACTGTGGAGCCCCCACCAAAAGATAGCAAACTAGTGCAGCATGAGAATGTTACTGTTACACCTCATCTTGGAGCTAGCACTAAAGAAGCACAG GAAGGAGTTGCAATTGAAATAGCTGAGGCTGTTGTTGGTGCTCTAAATGGGGAACTTTCTGCTACCGCTGTGAATGCTCCAATGGTCCCTCCTGAG GTTTTGTCCGAGTTGGCTCCTTACGTCGTGCTCGCTGAGAAAGTGGGTAGATTAGCAGTACAGCTAGTGACTGGTGGCAGTGGGATTCAGAGTGTGAAAGTGGTTTACAAATCGGCTAGGGACCCTGACAGCTTGGACACTAGACTTCTTCGAGCCATGGTTACAAAAGGCATTATTGAGCCTATATCGGATACAATCATCAACCTTGTAAATGCGGATTTCAGTGCAAAGCAGAAGGGTCTTCGCATTAGTGAAGAAAGGATTATTGTTGATTCATCTCCAGAGTACCCTGTTGAGTCAATCCAGGTGCAGATTAGTAATGTGCAATCAAGATTTGCAAGTGCGTTATCAGAGAATGGAAACATTAGCATTGAGGGTAGAGTGAAGTATGGAGTTCCCCATCTTACACGTGTTGGACCATTTAGCGTTGATGTGAGCTTGGAGGGTAACCTCATCCTTTGCAAACAAGTGGATCAACCTGGTATGATAGGGAAAGTTGGGAACATACTTGGTGAGAGTAATGTGAATGTGAGTTTTATGAGTGTTGGGAGAACGGTGAAGGGAAAGCAGGCAATTATGGCAATTGGAGTAGACGAAGAACCAGACAAGGATACTCAGAAGAAGATTGGAGAGGTGTCTGCAGTTGAAGAATTTGTCTTCCTTAAACTATAG
- the LOC101266614 gene encoding RNA-binding protein with multiple splicing 2, producing MAGNAIHPFHQQWPPAPAPAPPLPSGPPPHHHHHSMPIDEVRTIFISGLPQDVKERELVNLLRWLPGYEASQLNFKGELPMGFALFSNHQCAIGAKDAIQGLVFDTEGKCVLHTEMAKKNLFVKRGIVVDSNAHDQSKRMRTGGDYTHSGYSSPSPFHPPPAPVWAPHGYITQAPPPYNPYGGYPVAHMPMAAPAPVPAPSSYAPVQNTKDNPPCNTLFIGNLGENINEEELRGLISGQPGFKQMKVLRQERHTVCFIEFEDVNSATNVHHTLQGAVIPSSGSVGMRIQYSKNPFGKRKDFGHPAVAPNANGAPSPLTY from the exons ATGGCTGGTAATGCTATTCACCCATTCCACCAACAATGGCCTCCAGCTCCAGCCCCAGCCCCTCCTCTTCCTTCTGGCCCCCCTCCACATCATCACCATCACTCAATGCCCATCGATGAG GTTCGGACGATTTTCATTTCCGGGCTACCGCAGGATGTAAAGGAGAGAGAATTGGTGAATCTTCTGAGGTGGTTACCAGGTTACGAAGCATCTCAGCTCAATTTCAAAGGCGAATTACCCATGGGTTTTGCCTTATTCTCTAACCATCAATGCGCAATCGGTGCAAAGGACGCCATTCAG GGTTTGGTTTTTGATACGGAGGGGAAATGTGTTCTGCACACAGAGATGGCCAAGAAAAATCTCTTTGTCAAAAGAG GAATTGTAGTTGATTCAAATGCACATGACCAGAGTAAACGTATGCGTACTGGAGGTGATTACACGCACAGTGGTTATTCAAGTCCCTCTCCTTTCCACCCTCCTCCCGCACCTGTCTGGGCACCACATGG GTATATAACTCAAGCTCCTCCACCATACAATCCATATGGAGGCTACCCTGTTGCGCATATGCCAATGGCTGCACCTGCTCCTGTGCCAGCACCAAGCAGTTATGCACCAGTCCAG AATACTAAAGACAACCCTCCCTGCAATACCCTTTTCATTGGTAATCTTGGAGAGAATATAAATGAGGAAGAGCTGAGGGGCCTTATCAGCGG ACAACCTGGTTTTAAGCAGATGAAGGTTTTGAGACAGGAAAGACATACAGTATGTTTCATTGAATTTGAA GATGTGAATAGCGCCACCAATGTACATCACACTTTGCAGGGTGCAGTCATACCGAGCTCTGGTTCAGTTGGCATGCGAATTCA ATATTCAAAGAATCCATTTGGGAAAAGGAAGGACTTTGGCCACCCAGCTGTTGCCCCCAATGCAAATGGAGCTCCTTCACCTCTGACATACTAG